TCGCGTTTCACTGGGGAGATGTACGCGAGCCATTTGTAATCGGGATGCTCTGGAATCAGGAAAACAAAGGCCCGGAAATGGCGGAGAAAAACAACATCCGAAAAATCACGACCCGTGCAGGCCACGAAGTGATTTTTGGTGATGATCCGAATGACGGGAAGATCACGATTGCCACGAAAAAAGGACAACAGGTGGAGCTGTCGGACAAGGATGAGAGTATTGTATTCAAGGAGAGCAGTGGAAACCACCAAATCGCCATCAAAGGTGGTAGCGCCAACGAAGTTACGGTGAAGAGCGGCTCAAGTACGATTACGTTGAATGCAAAAGGGCAAGTGACCATTCAGTCAGACACATCGCTGACAATTAAGTCCACCCAGCTAAATCTGGAGGCGCAGGGAGCCATGTCGATTAAAGCAGGAGCGTCCCTGAACATCAAATCTGACGGAATTGTTGCCGTCAACGGTTCGGTGATCAAATTGAATTAATTCATGGGGGGATTCCATGCAGCAGCCATTCGGTGAAAAAGGATGGAAGTTCCCTATTCAGGTGGATCAGGCTACAGGCCGTATTCGTTTGTCCGACTACGAGGATGACATCGCAGAAGCGATTCGCATCATTCTTTCCACAGCAAAGGGAGAGCGTGTGATGCGACCGAAATTCGGGAGCGGATTGCAAGGCTTCATGTTTGATGGCACGGACGGAACGAGCCTGGCATTGCTCCAGTCGGACATCGCAGAAGCGATCATGATCTGGGAACCGCGTGTACGAGATGTGCAAGTGGAGGCCAAGGTCGACAAGAATCATTCCGAAACGGTGAACGTTACGATCAGCTATACCGTACGTGCGACAAACAAAGGCTATCAGCTGTTGCATCCTGTCCATCGTCTCAGTCCACGTGGATAGCGCAAGAGTCACAGTCGTGTGAAGAAAAAAGGAAGGGAGGTGGGTAACGTGAAACCACCTTTGGTCGATCCGCGGGACATGCAAGCAGTCATCCGAAAAATGCGCGAAATGGTGCCGTTCTACACCCCGGAGTGGCGATTCACTCCAGAAGATCCTGATGCGGGTACGGCTTTATTTCTCCTTTTCGCAGACATGCTGATGAATAATCGTGAGCGTTTGAATCAAGTGCCTGAGCGAAATTTTATCGCTTTTCTCAATATGCTCGGTGTCGGAATGGCTCAGGCAAGACCGGCAGAAACCTTTTTGACATTTGAATTAAGTACAGGTGTGCAAAAGCCAGTGTGGATTCCAGTGGGGACAAAAGTTTCGGGTAAGACTGCCCTTGGCGATGAAGTGGTTTTCGAAACAGATCAGCCTATGCTGGCTACCCCCTCTCTCCCGACAGATCTGTTGTTTTCCAATGGCAGTCGAGACTTTTTAACAGATGTAACGAGTTGGCTTGGGACAAGTGCACCGCTCTCTCTCTTGGACTGCAAGACTTTGCCTAATCATCAGGAGCATTGCTGGTATTTGGGGCATGAGGACTTGTTTTGTTTAGGAGATCATGCTTCGATCCAGCTCACGATGGTTTCCAATCAGGAACGCTATTTGGAATCCTTGCTGACAGAGAAGCTGGCGAATCCAGAGCTGGTCGAGTGGACGTATCTGTCAGAGGGCGGATGGGTTTTGTTCGACAAGATGGAGGCTGATCAAAATCGGCTGCGCTTGGAAAAAAAGCAGCGGAAAAAATGGGAGTCTAGTGAAGTGCAAGGAATCGAAAATCGTTGGCTTCGTTGTAGAGTGAAGCCAGGTATGATTCATGAATGGATGAAAAATGGCGGGAGTACCTCTCTGACCCAAATACAGTTGAAGACGGATTACTTGCCAACAGATGATCCCGAGGGCCTTGCACCCGACATGCTTTTCTCCAATGATGTACAGGTTTCTGGGAGTGGCTGCCTTGCGTTTGGCGAGCAGCTCGCACCGTATGGCATGTTTTTTTTGTCCTGTGAAGAGGCGCTGACGAAGCCTGGTAGTACAGTTGCCCTTCGTTTTCG
This genomic stretch from Brevibacillus sp. DP1.3A harbors:
- a CDS encoding GPW/gp25 family protein — its product is MQQPFGEKGWKFPIQVDQATGRIRLSDYEDDIAEAIRIILSTAKGERVMRPKFGSGLQGFMFDGTDGTSLALLQSDIAEAIMIWEPRVRDVQVEAKVDKNHSETVNVTISYTVRATNKGYQLLHPVHRLSPRG
- a CDS encoding phage baseplate assembly protein V; translation: MSFDHWFYQDEITEEERARIHGVIVGIVTNNEDPEKLSRVKLKLPLVDNERETDWVRIATLFAGKDRGSLFIPEVGDEVLVAFHWGDVREPFVIGMLWNQENKGPEMAEKNNIRKITTRAGHEVIFGDDPNDGKITIATKKGQQVELSDKDESIVFKESSGNHQIAIKGGSANEVTVKSGSSTITLNAKGQVTIQSDTSLTIKSTQLNLEAQGAMSIKAGASLNIKSDGIVAVNGSVIKLN